The following proteins are encoded in a genomic region of Aquella oligotrophica:
- the nudC gene encoding NAD(+) diphosphatase, with product MNLIFHEQSILLYQMNENSYRLPEAHELENISFTDSQIKIQDAARVAYINTAQDIATDSGLKLLNLRMALNILPTESIPTIIYAQQIIYYQVNNRFCSKCGTPTSLNSEEKWLTCIKCKRDIYPKISPAMIVAVIKDDQLLMAQANHYAPEMWSILAGFSEVGENLEETVAREVMEEVGISIKNIRYWGSQYWPFPNSLMIGFVADYASGEIVLDTTEMRVAGFYRKDELPGRPSTNLSIASKMIDAFIDGKLTSC from the coding sequence ATGAATCTGATTTTTCATGAACAAAGCATTCTCTTATATCAGATGAATGAAAATAGTTATCGACTTCCCGAAGCTCATGAATTAGAAAATATTTCGTTTACCGATAGCCAAATAAAAATTCAGGATGCGGCAAGAGTTGCTTATATCAATACCGCGCAAGATATAGCTACTGACTCAGGATTAAAACTGCTTAATCTTAGGATGGCATTAAATATTCTTCCTACAGAATCTATCCCGACTATTATTTATGCGCAGCAAATTATCTATTATCAGGTAAATAATCGCTTTTGTAGTAAATGTGGTACTCCAACTTCACTTAATAGTGAGGAAAAATGGCTGACCTGTATAAAATGCAAGCGAGATATTTATCCAAAAATATCTCCAGCAATGATAGTTGCAGTCATCAAAGATGATCAATTACTCATGGCTCAAGCAAATCATTATGCACCAGAAATGTGGAGTATCTTGGCTGGCTTTAGTGAAGTTGGTGAAAATCTCGAAGAAACTGTTGCTCGCGAAGTAATGGAAGAAGTTGGAATATCAATAAAAAACATTCGCTATTGGGGCTCTCAATATTGGCCATTTCCCAATTCATTGATGATAGGTTTTGTTGCTGATTATGCAAGTGGGGAAATCGTTCTTGATACTACAGAAATGCGTGTAGCTGGATTTTACCGTAAGGATGAGTTACCTGGTCGCCCATCAACAAATCTATCAATAGCCAGTAAGATGATTGATGCCTTTATTGATGGCAAATTAACGTCATGTTAA
- a CDS encoding helix-turn-helix transcriptional regulator, producing the protein MNDVEYLGKIVESIKMLYADEYVMIFNNQHQIIYVTNPMSKLILGPKAKDKEDLLHGKAIHELPHPIAAEKHDYLKTIMPRPKEISLIMVDQYFNEDFELIPGILAATNKSIINPDTENIAGFMCSYKINPEFSVKQLHTLIDHANFELTKADKRGKPTELELTPRQQHVLVLILKNMSAKEIAAYLSEVEQRSISHMTIHNIINGQLFKKFEVMNIHQLQQKVFATNYHHKLIQSLLFKQLILIS; encoded by the coding sequence ATGAATGACGTTGAATATCTTGGTAAAATTGTAGAATCTATTAAGATGTTGTATGCTGATGAATATGTAATGATTTTTAATAATCAGCATCAGATTATTTATGTAACAAATCCTATGAGTAAACTCATACTAGGACCTAAAGCTAAAGATAAAGAAGACTTACTTCATGGTAAAGCAATTCATGAGTTACCTCATCCAATTGCAGCAGAAAAGCATGATTATTTAAAAACAATCATGCCACGACCAAAAGAAATATCACTAATCATGGTCGATCAGTATTTTAATGAAGATTTTGAACTTATACCAGGAATTCTTGCTGCAACCAACAAATCAATTATAAATCCTGACACTGAGAATATAGCTGGATTTATGTGTAGCTACAAAATAAACCCCGAATTTAGTGTCAAGCAATTACACACATTAATTGATCATGCAAATTTTGAATTGACCAAAGCAGATAAGCGAGGGAAACCAACCGAACTTGAACTCACTCCGCGCCAACAGCATGTACTGGTATTAATTTTGAAAAACATGTCGGCTAAAGAAATTGCGGCTTATCTTTCAGAAGTAGAGCAGCGTTCCATAAGCCACATGACCATTCACAATATAATCAATGGGCAATTATTTAAAAAATTTGAGGTGATGAATATTCATCAATTGCAGCAAAAAGTTTTTGCTACCAACTACCATCATAAACTGATTCAATCTTTATTATTTAAGCAATTGATTCTAATTAGTTAA